From a single Ornithodoros turicata isolate Travis chromosome 8, ASM3712646v1, whole genome shotgun sequence genomic region:
- the LOC135366383 gene encoding photoreceptor-specific nuclear receptor-like: protein MGTQETAAKLLFCTVRWIRGLPAYVHLCCRDQVLLLEASWSDVFLLSATQWGFPLLEGGCSDDAGNVAVHHATSLHVMRETMSHLASLQTDHTEFSCLKALALFRPETPGLRDASHVERVQEHTLTALMEHEEQKQSSTAGSGIRGARLLLLLTSLRSVASRFIEDAFFRSTIGPVPIERILCDVLQTL from the exons ATGG GAACTCAAGAGACAGCGGCCAAGCTACTCTTCTGCACAGTGCGCTGGATTCGTGGTCTTCCTGCCTACGTTCATCTCTGCTGCAGAGACCAGGTTCTTCTACTCGAGGCATCCTGGAGTGACGTTTTTCTGCTTAGCGCTACGCAATGGGGATTTCCTCTTCTTGAAG GGGGGTGCAGTGACGACGCCGGGAACGTGGCTGTTCATCACGCAACATCGTTGCACGTCATGCGAGAGACCATGTCCCATTTAGCATCTCTCCAGACTGACCACACCGAATTCTCATGTCTCAAGGCATTGGCACTCTTCAGACCGG AAACACCTGGACTACGCGATGCGAGTCACGTTGAGAGAGTCCAGGAGCACACATTGACCGCACTCATGGAGCACGAAGAGCAGAAGCAGTCCAGCACTGCGGGTTCAGGAATACGCGGCGCCCGCCTTCTGTTGTTACTGACTTCTTTAAGAAGCGTCGCCAGCCGCTTTATCGAAGACGCCTTCTTCCGCTCTACCATCGGACCCGTGCCTATTGAGAGGATCTTATGCGACGTTCTGCAAACTTTATAA
- the LOC135366436 gene encoding multidrug resistance-associated protein 1-like encodes MIWSSGTFCDTPFWNSDLTWTTDIPEFTPCFENTVLLWIPTGILWIISPLALYTRRTHTRKSVPITIQAVSKYAINLILFAVSVTFCAIEHRDNSSAAAVTAHMLKALSFLLVHGIQIMDRRHGVTSSALVFTFWSVLSISTLPTFYRVLVNTFVHTEHQTPTTTEFAAIVVLYPLTVSQVVLFSLKEDTKESRARAPVETATPMSYLTFEWFTALIVTGYKKALTVGDLFCIPICVKTSVNFEKWKIVAQDKDGRLFQDIGKPRMFLVKTLLRLFWGEILLGCVIDVGYAVAKVTTSLVLHLIIQHLQNHDDESWKGYMYAILILLLNLTSAMCVRHGDHIFHRLGLRVKGVLLTAVYTKALRISSATTSQYTVGQLVNIISVDAEKVNKLCTVISMGLTSPVTIIYATYLLWLFLGPSCLAGIAAIALMTPMTGAIAERCRKLQAQQMKLKDSRLQQVGEILTNMKIIKLYGWELPFIDKVRKVRLSEVRILRSLAYWAAVSRVFWMSTSFWVSLFAFTTYIYSTDVTFLSVSTAFVSMTIFNGMRYALNIIPDVVSSVIQAAVSLRRITEFLQSEELDADAVRHDVGDNDAVTFNGATLSWSGSASKTLTDIALTVKRGQLVAIVGQVGSGKSSILSSVLGDLVLQEGAVGVNGSIAHVPQTAWILNSSVRQNILFTKRLRDDFYNVVLDACCLRQDLDMLPHGDMTEIGDRGVNLSGGQKQRVSIARAVLQNQDIYLLDDPLSALDSHIGSSVFENVIGPKGLLREKTRIIVTNNLSVLPETDFIVYMQGGCIVERGTYGELTSSGKHLSMFLKEHVRQANCKDTQVSAEETREASAPEGLQELTKPKTASIASLDAELYREAVETGSVKMSIYVTHLIDVGLPIVLLIFFGYASARAFDIGINLWISEWDHDADIEKHQRRPGQRLGIYAVLGICQCICTFGATAALATGTIRAAQRLHDRMLIAVMRSPMSFFDVTPVGRILNRFGSDVDQLDIQLPLTVNMFLEYIFHILGVFILIACEMPFFLAGILPLLILHCLIQSICLRSLRQIKRLESVTRSPVNNHFGETLAGLSSIRGYSVQKEFTERFTSKVDVSLNCSYLLVVGQQWLSARLDAIANIAVLLVTIMVLRQRHAIDDGLGSMLISYAMGTTGAFTYVVYYAAQMEAAVVASERLAEYSNVSPEADWKVEPGPKPDWPEQGAVQYIDYCAKYREELDLVLREVNLAVKPGERVGVVGRTGAGKSSLTLSLFRIIEAAGGKITIDDVDISSIGLHDLRSLIGIIPQDPVLFSGTLRFNLDPHDEYEDAQLWTALECAHLKHHFPDGLETQISEGGQNISLGQRQLACLARVVLRKSRILVLDEATAAVDLETDRLIQETILEGFADCTLITIAHRLHTIMNYDRIVVMGKGKIIEEGSPAELLRDPASEFASLAREASIIA; translated from the coding sequence ATGATCTGGTCGTCCGGAACGTTCTGCGACACCCCGTTTTGGAACTCCGACCTAACCTGGACTACCGATATACCAGAATTCACTCCATGTTTCGAGAACACGGTACTGCTATGGATTCCTACCGGAATACTGTGGATAATTTCGCCTCTTGCACTGTACACGCGCCGCACTCACACCCGCAAATCTGTCCCAATTACCATTCAGGCTGTCTCAAAGTACGCAATCAACTTAATCCTTTTTGCGGTCAGTGTCACATTCTGCGCGATAGAACATCGTGATAATTCATCTGCCGCAGCGGTCACAGCGCACATGCTGAAGGCTTTGTCCTTTCTACTTGTGCACGGGATTCAGATCATGGACAGGAGACACGGTGTAACTTCTTCAGCTCTCGTGTTTACTTTCTGGTCTGTGCTCTCTATAAGCACCCTCCCCACTTTCTACAGAGTCCTTGTAAACACGTTTGTACACACCGAGCATCAAACGCCGACAACGacagagtttgcagccattgTGGTTCTGTACCCTCTTACTGTCAGCCAGGTTGTTCTGTTTTCGTTGAAGGAGGACACCAAAGAAAGTCGAGCAAGAGCCCCTGTGGAAACAGCGACACCGATGTCGTACTTGACGTTTGAGTGGTTCACTGCTCTCATTGTGACCGGCTACAAGAAAGCGTTGACGGTCGGGGACCTCTTCTGCATTCCCATTTGCGTCAAAACTAGCGTCAACTTCGAAAAATGGAAAATTGTAGCGCAGGACAAGGACGGACGCTTGTTCCAGGACATTGGAAAGCCAAGGATGTTTCTCGTAAAGACGCTGCTTCGTTTGTTCTGGGGTGAAATTCTCCTGGGCTGTGTGATTGATGTCGGCTACGCCGTAGCAAAGGTAACAACTTCCCTCGTTTTGCACCTCATCATCCAGCACCTCCAGAACCACGACGACGAGTCATGGAAGGGCTACATGTACGCTATCttaattttgcttttgaatttGACGTCTGCCATGTGCGTTCGGCACGGTGACCACATCTTCCACCGTCTGGGACTTCGCGTGAAAGGGGTATTACTAACTGCCGTCTACACGAAAGCGCTTCGGATATCTTCCGCTACTACGAGCCAGTATACCGTTGGCCAACTTGTAAATATCATTTCCGTCGATGCTGAGAAGGTGAATAAGTTATGTACCGTAATCAGCATGGGTCTGACATCTCCCGTCACCATAATATACGCAACCTATCTGCTCTGGCTGTTCCTCGGGCCTTCGTGCCTCGCAGGTATTGCGGCGATTGCCTTGATGACTCCCATGACAGGCGCCATTGCTGAACGCTGTCGGAAACTCCAAGCGCAACAAATGAAGCTCAAAGATTCTCGCCTTCAGCAGGTTGGCGAGATTTTGACCAACATGAAGATCATCAAGCTTTACGGATGGGAGCTGCCATTTATCGACAAGGTGAGAAAAGTGCGTTTGTCCGAAGTGCGGATACTCAGGTCGCTCGCCTACTGGGCAGCAGTCAGTCGGGTCTTTTGGATGTCGACGTCTTTCTGGGTGTCGCTATTCGCCTTTACGACCTACATCTACAGCACGGACGTTACGTTTCTCAGCGTCAgcaccgcgtttgtttccatgaCGATTTTCAACGGAATGAGATACGCTCTGAACATAATCCCGGATGTGGTGTCCAGCGTAATACAGGCAGCAGTATCTCTTCGAAGAATTACGGAATTTCTGCAGAGCGAAGAACTGGATGCCGACGCCGTACGCCACGACGTCGGGGACAACGACGCCGTTACCTTCAATGGCGCCACGCTCTCCTGGTCTGGCAGTGCGAGCAAGACACTGACCGATATTGCGCTTACCGTGAAACGCGGGCAGCTTGTGGCAATCGTTGGACAGGTAGGAAGCGGGAAATCGTCGATTCTGTCGTCCGTCCTTGGAGACCTGGTGCTTCAAGAGGGCGCCGTTGGTGTCAACGGCAGCATAGCGCACGTGCCACAAACGGCGTGGATCCTGAATTCCTCGGTGCGACAGAACATACTCTTCACAAAGCGGTTAAGGGACGACTTTTACAACGTGGTACTAGATGCCTGTTGCCTAAGGCAAGATCTTGACATGCTGCCTCACGGCGATATGACAGAAATAGGAGACAGAGGGGTTAACCTAAGTGGTGGACAAAAGCAACGGGTCAGTATTGCGCGAGCTGTTCTTCAAAATCAGGATATTTACCTTCTGGACGACCCTCTAAGCGCTCTCGACAGCCATATTGGATCATCAGTCTTCGAGAACGTCATCGGACCGAAGGGCTTGCTCAGAGAAAAGACACGCATCATCGTCACCAACAATCTCTCCGTTTTGCCCGAAACAGATTTCATAGTTTACATGCAAGGCGGTTGTATTGTGGAGCGTGGGACTTACGGCGAGCTTACCAGTTCCGGTAAACATCTGTCGATGTTCCTGAAGGAACACGTACGACAAGCAAACTGCAAGGACACTCAAGTAAGCGCTGAAGAAACGAGAGAGGCATCAGCCCCTGAAGGGCTGCAGGAACTGACAAAGCCGAAAACGGCAAGCATTGCAAGCCTAGATGCCGAACTTTACAGGGAAGCTGTAGAAACGGGATCTGTAAAGATGTCGATATACGTGACGCACTTAATAGATGTTGGCCTTCCAATtgttctgttaatcttttttgGGTATGCTTCTGCCCGTGCCTTCGACATAGGCATTAATTTGTGGATATCGGAATGGGATCACGACGCTGATATAGAAAAACACCAGAGGAGACCAGGTCAGCGCCTCGGAATATACGCGGTTCTTGGAATATGTCAGTGTATTTGCACGTTTGGCGCCACTGCGGCGCTTGCCACAGGGACCATCAGAGCTGCTCAAAGATTGCACGACCGAATGCTAATAGCTGTGATGCGATCCCCGATGTCATTCTTCGATGTCACGCCCGTAGGGCGAATCTTGAACCGTTTCGGAAGCGACGTTGATCAACTCGATATTCAACTTCCACTAACGGTGAACATGTTTCTTGAATACATCTTTCACATTCTTGGAGTCTTCATTCTGATAGCTTGTGAAATGCCTTTCTTCCTTGCTGGCATTTTACCTCTCCTGATATTGCACTGCCTGATTCAGAGCATCTGTCTCCGTTCCTTACGGCAGATAAAACGCTTGGAGTCTGTGACACGGTCACCAGTGAATAACCACTTCGGAGAAACACTCGCAGGTCTTAGCAGCATTCGAGGGTACTCGGTTCAGAAGGAATTTACGGAGAGGTTCACCTCTAAAGTGGATGTTTCTCTGAACTGCTCGTACCTCCTTGTAGTTGGCCAACAGTGGTTGTCGGCAAGACTGGACGCTATCGCGAACATCGCGGTATTACTCGTTACTATAATGGTCCTCAGACAACGGCATGCCATCGATGACGGTCTGGGAAGTATGCTCATATCATATGCTATGGGAACTACCGGTGCTTTCACCTACGTGGTTTACTATGCTGCTCAAATGGAAGCAGCTGTTGTGGCGTCAGAGAGGCTCGCAGAATATTCCAATGTGAGCCCAGAAGCAGATTGGAAAGTTGAGCCAGGACCGAAGCCGGACTGGCCCGAACAAGGAGCCGTACAGTACATCGATTACTGTGCCAAATACAGAGAGGAGCTGGACCTAGTCTTGCGTGAAGTAAACCTGGCAGTTAAGCCAGGCGAACGAGTTGGTGTCGTAGGGAGAACTGGAGCTGGAAAGTCGTCCTTGACGCTTTCTCTCTTCAGGATCATCGAAGCAGCTGGAGGAAAAATAACCATAGACGATGTAGACATATCGTCCATCGGACTGCACGACCTGCGTTCTCTCATCGGTATTATTCCCCAAGATCCAGTACTCTTCAGCGGCACTCTGCGGTTCAATCTTGACCCCCACGACGAATACGAGGACGCGCAGCTTTGGACAGCTCTGGAATGCGCCCACTTGAAGCACCATTTCCCGGACGGCCTGGAGACACAGATCAGCGAGGGAGGCCAGAACATCAGCCTCGGACAGCGACAGTTGGCGTGTCTTGCGCGTGTAGTGCTCAGGAAGTCCAGGATACTTGTCCTGGACGAAGCGACTGCCGCTGTGGATCTGGAGACTGACCGTCTGATTCAGGAAACAATATTGGAGGGATTTGCGGATTGTACTTTGATAACGATAGCTCACCGTCTGCATACCATAATGAACTATGATAGGATTGTGGTGATGGGAAAGGGTAAGATCATCGAGGAGGGCTCACCGGCGGAGTTGCTGCGTGACCCGGCCTCTGAGTTTGCATCGTTGGCCAGAGAAGCAAGCATCATAGCATAA